Genomic segment of Bacteroides stercoris ATCC 43183:
ACCGCAATATCCGTCTTTGCATGGGAAGGTGCGATATATCCCTCGCTCCCTGCCGTAAATCCTTCCGGCGGCAGCTCTTCGCCTATCGGTTCGGAGAGTTTAACCTGTTCGCCATCGGCATTGAGCAATGTATCTTTCAGCGGATTGAAACACAAATCTCCGGCAATGGTCAATGCCATTGTCAGCTCGGGAGAGGCTACAAAGGCATACGTATTCGGATTTCCATCCGCACGCTTGGCAAAGTTCCGGTTGAAAGAAGTCACAATAGAATTCTTACGAGTAGGATCATCGGTCACACGCTTCCATTGTCCGATACAAGGGCCGCAGGCATTTGCCATAATTGTAGCGCCTATTTTTTCAAAAGCGTCAATCATACCGTCACGCTCTGCGGTTGCACGTATGCGTTCCGAACCCGGATTGACAATCAGCGGAGCAGCCGCACGCAACCGCTTCTCTGTTACCTGATGCGCCAAAGACACCGCACGGCTCAAATCCTGGTAGGATGAATTGGTACAGGAACCGATAAGCCCTACCTCCATCTTACAGGAATAGCCGTTCTTCAAAACCTTCTCGGCAAACTCCGAAACAGGCGTGGCGGCATCCGGAGTAAACGGTCCGTTGATATAAGGCTCCAATGTGGAAAGGTCTATGTCGATAATACGGTCATAGTATTTCTCCGGATTGGCAACTACTTCATCATCGGCACGAAGCCCTTCGGCAACGGCAGTAGCCATATCTGCCACTTCCGCACGTCCGGTAGCTTTCAGATAGGCAGCCATACGCTCATCATAAGGGAAAAGAGAAGTCGTAGCTCCCACTTCCGCACCCATGTTGCAAATCGTAGCCTTTCCGGTAGCTGAAAGTGAAGCAGTACCCGGACCGAAATATTCGATAATGGCATTTGTTCCGCCTTTTACAGTCAAAATTCCTGCCAGTTTCAAGATAACATCTTTAGGAGCAGCCCATCCGTTTAATTTTCCAGTGAGGCGCACGCCAATCAAGCGGGGCATCTTCAACTCCCATTCCATACCTGTCATCACATCCACCGCATCAGCACCGCCGACACCGATAGCCACCATTCCCAAACCGCCGGCGTTCGGGGTATGAGAATCGGTACCTACCATCATGCCGCCGGGAAAAGCATAGTTTTCCAACACCACCTGATGGATGATACCTGCCCCGGGTTGCCAGAAACCGATACCGTAACGGGAAGAAACATCCCGAAGAAAATTATACACCTCCTCATTCGTTTTGGTTGCAGTGGCAATATCTTCTTTCGCTCCTTTATAAGCCTGAATCAGATGGTCGCAATGTACGGTCGAAGGAACAGCCACCTCATCACGTCCTGCATTCATAAACTGTAATAATGCCATCTGTGCAGTTGCATCCTGCATAGCCACACGGTCGGGCCGGAAGTTCACATAGTCTTCGCCGCGTTTATAGTCTTTCACATTCTTCTCATCGTACAAATGAGCATACAAGATTTTTTCCGCTAAAGTCAACGGACGTTGCAATATCGTCCGAATGCGTTCTATTTTCCCCTCATAAAGTGTATAAAACGCTTTAAGCATTGCTAAATCATATACCATAACCACTCTTTTTAAAAAATTCAATATTGTAAATATTACAAATTAATACAATAAACAAATCATAATAAGGAAAAGTTTAACAAAATAAAGCATTTCTTCCCCTAAAGGCTGAGATTTATTACCTTTGCAGGTATGAAAGAACAAGATACAAACAGTCCTATTATACACCTCCAACGACAACAGCTTCTGTTGCGTATGGAATATGAATACGAAAAAGAAGAATTCAAGCGACAAACAGAGAACATGGGCGTCGCCCGAAAAGTCAAGCGGGGAGTTTGCTGGTATCCTGCCTCACCGGGTCGAAGTTACTATAACTCGTTGAATCAATTAGTAATAGAAATCACACATACCGAGAACCTCGATATAGAACATAACTTTGAGTTCGGACGCCCTGTCTGTTTCTTCCGTCAATCTACCGACGGTAAAATCACTTACTTCAATTTTACAGCCACCGTCAGTTATGCTGACGAAGCACGCATGGTAGTGATTATGCCCGGTGCCGGAGCTATTATGGATATACAATCCGCAGATAATCTCGGAGTCCAGCTTTATTTCGACGAAACTTCTTACCGCACGATGTTCGAGGCACTGGAAGATGTCCTGCGTGCAAAAGGCAACCGGCTTGCCGAATTGCGGGATATCCTGTTGGGTACGGTCAAAACCGGTTTCCGTGAGCTTTATCCAGTACGCTTCCCCTGGTTGAACTCCACTCAGGAGAGCGCCGTCAATAAAGTGCTATGCGCCCGCGATGTAGCCATTGTACACGGGCCTCCGGGAACAGGCAAAACCACCACGCTTGTAGAAGCCATCTACGAAACCCTGCACCGCGAACCCCAAGTATTGGTATGCGCCCAAAGCAATATGGCTGTCGACTGGATTTCCGAAAAGCTGGTGGACAGAGGCGTGAATGTGCTACGAATCGGCAACCCCACACGCGTCAACGACAAAATGCTCTCTTTCACTTATGAACGCCGTTTCGAAAATCATCCGCTTTATCCCGAATTATGGAGTATCCGTAAAGAACTGAGGCTACTGGGCGGTAAATCCCGCCGCGGCAGTTACGATGAACGCGAAGGGATACGCAACCGTATGAGCCGTCTGCGTGACCGTGCCACCACATTGGAAATACAAATCAATAGTGAGTTGTTCGACAGCGCCCACGTCATAGCCTCCACACTTGTAAGCAGCAATCACCGCCTTTTAAATGGACGCCGTTTCGGCACACTGTTTATCGACGAAGCCGCCCAAGCCCTGGAAGCTGCCTGCTGGATAGCCATCCGTAAAGCAGACCGTGTAGTATTGGCAGGAGACCATTGCCAGCTTCCGCCTACCATCAAATGTTACGAAGCCGCACGTGGCGGGCTGGAACGGACTTTAATGGAAAAAGTCGTAGCCGGCAAGCCGTCTGCCGTATCTTTATTGAAAGTACAATACCGCATGCACGAAGACATCATGCGCTTCTCATCAGACTGGTTCTATGGCGGAGAGCTGGAAGCTGCTCCCGAAATACGTCACCGGGGAATATTGGATTGGGATACTCCCGTTACATGGCTCGACACATCCGAAATGGATTTCAAGGAAGAATTTGTCGGAGAAACCTTCGGGCGTATCAACAAAGAGGAAGCAGGCTTATTGCTGAAAGAGCTGGAAGCGTACATCCAACGGATAGGCGGAAACCGGATTCTCGAAGAACGTATCGACTTCGGACTCATCTCACCTTACAAGGCACAAGTGCAATACTTGCGGGGAAAAATAAAAGGCAGCGCTTCGCTACGTCCCTACCGCAGTCTGATAACAGTCAATACCGTCGACGGATTTCAGGGACAGGAACGTGATGTAATCTTTATCAGTCTGGTACGTGCCAATGAAGAAGGACAGATCGGCTTTCTGAACGATTTACGCAGAATGAATGTGGCGATAACAAGGGCACGCATGAAATTGGTTATCCTGGGAGAAGCGGCTACGCTAAGCCACCATGCTTTCTACAAGAAACTGCTTGAATATGTAAGGACAATTAATGATAAGTAATGGAAAAGAGGGTATGTCAAAACTAAAATTCGCTTGCCATTTGTTTCTTTTCAGGCACGGATTACACGGAAAAACACAGGTTTTCTTTAGATCTTCTTCCGTGAAATCCGTGTAATTCCGTGCCTAAAAGGAATCATCAAGCGTATTTTGACACACCCCCTTTTGTCATTCTCCGATTTACACCGGGAATCAGTTGTTTTCCGGACGGAGTTTGCGAACCATTACGGCTGTCTGCCACATTTCGCTTTCACGCAATGCTTTCAGCTCTTCGTTCAGTTTCTCGCGATAGTCGGGTTTGGAATTGCTGTCGATGGAAATCTGGGCTTCGTTACCGGACTTCACGCTCTGATACAGTTTCTGTACAACCGGCTTGATAGCATCGTGGAACGGGCCCATCCAGTCGAGTGCCCCGCGTTGGGCAGTAGTGGAACAGTTGGCATACATCCAGTCCATACCGTTCTTTGCAAACAACGGCATCAATGACTGGGTCAGCTCTTCAACCGTTTCGTTGAACGCTTCCGACGGAGTATGGCCGTTTTCACGCAACACCTCGTACTGAGCCAACAGCAATCCCTGGATAGCACCCATCAAAGAACCGCGTTCACCGGTCAGGTCGGAAGTTGCTTCACGGATGAAAGTAGTTTCAAACAGATAACCGGAACCGATGCCGATACCCAATGCAAGCGTTCTGTCCAAAGCCTTGCCCGTAGCATCCTGATAGATAGCGTAAGAAGAGTTCAAGCCACGGCCTTCGAGGAACATTGTACGCAGTGACGTACCCGAACCTTTGGGGGCAACCATAATAACATCAATATCCGTGGGAGGAACCACACCCGTACGGTCGCTCCAGGTAATAGCGAAACCGTGAGAGAAGTAAAGAGCCTTTCCAGGAGTCAAGAACGGCTTGATAGTAGGCCATACGGACATTACAGCCGCATCCGACAACAGACACATAACGATAGTACCTTTCTGGCAAGCATCCTCGATGCTGAACAACGTCTCGCCCGGAACCCATCCGTCTGCAACCGCTTTCTCATAAGTCTTACCCTGACGCTGGCCTACGATAACGTTGAAGCCATTGTCGCGCAGGTTGCAAGCCTGACCGGGACCCTGTACACCGTAACCGATAACTGCGATTGTCTCATCCTTTAAAATCTCACGTGCCTTTTCCAAAGGAAACTCTTCGCGGGTCATTACATTTTCAATAACACCGCCAAAATTCAATTGTGCCATTTTTTAGTTTTAATTTTTATTTGTGGCTTATGCCAACCGATTGATTAATAAATTATTTCTCTACAAATATCACTTTAGAACGGCAAACCGCTTCGCCGCCATTCTTTCTTACTTCTATATCATACGTGCCGTTTCCTACATAGTCCTTATAAAAGGTAAGCTCGTCACCGTAATAGCTCTCCGCCACATATGCCATTTCGAAACGGCGGATGCGGCTCTCCTTATACAACTCTATCGGAAACAAATCAAGAATATGCTCGATATAGCGAATGCTGTTCACATGTCCGTTAATATCAATATCGCTATATTTGGCATTCAGGGAAGAAGCCGGTTCCGTAGAAGTCACTTTTATACGCGATGGCTTCTCGATGGGGCAAGGCTCGTCGCACACATAATCCACGATACTGCCGCCATGCAAAGCCAGCAGGTCGGCGGGTTTACGGGTATTGAGGCTAATCATCGCCCATACGGAACGGGCATACCCTATCTTCTTTCCGTCTTTGTCGATAATGGCAAAGTTACGGTCGGTGAAGAGACGGTACACGTTTTCCACCCACGTCCGGATAGAAAAATCCTCGTATTGATACGGCATTTCATCCAACTCGACAGCCAGGCGGGAAAGCACCCACGTATAATTGTCCTCATTCAAGGTAGCAATACCGAAACCGCGTTCCGTGGCATGAAACCCTGCACAGTTCAGCAGATGGTTGCCAAGCACACCCATTGTCAGGCGGCCGGTAAAGTCCACATGGAACGGTTCGGCTACAAATTTATAAGTTCCTATCTTATTATTCTCACTCATAGTCCTTCTTGTTCTTTACTCCGGCGGTATTTTGCTTCACGGTCCGCCAGATATTCGTTTACGCGTTCAAAACAGCTTGTCGTGATGGCCACGCGGCCGGAACGTACAAATTGGAGTACGCACTCCAAAGCACTCAGCTCTTCATAGAGGTTGGTTATCTCCTCGCTCATGCCGTTCTTTTCTACAATGGAGAACACGGAATTCACCTCCACGATACGCGCGTTGTATTTACGGATGATTTTGGACACTTCCGGTTTCTCTTCCAGTATGGGGGTCGTTATCTTATACAGCGCAATCTCATGCTGGTAGATTTCATCGTCCGTGAAATAGTGCGCCTGCAGCACATCTATTTTTTTGGTGATTTGCTTCGTCACCTTTTCGATAGTATCCTTATCCGTCCAGGCTGTAATGGTATATTTATGTACCCCCTTGATAGAGGATGCCGAAACGTTCAAACTCTCGATATTGATTTGCCGGCGGGTAAATACAGCCGTTACCTGATTCAGCAAACCTGCAAAGTTTTCCGAATGAACGATGATTGTATATAATGTCTTGTCCACGTTGGTTTAATTATAATTCATAATTCTCTAACATTCCAGCAACATCTGGTTCACCGAGCCGCCCGGCGGTGTCATCGGCATCACATTTCCTTCCTCCTCTACGCAAGCTTCCAGCAGGAACGGGCCGTCTGTTGCAATCATCTCACCGATGGCTTTCGCCAATTCCTCGCGGGTAAATACCCGACGTGCCGGAATTTCGTAGGCGGAAGCAATCTTCATATAGTCGGGATTCATCATCGGAGTGAACGAATAGCGGCGGTTGAAGAACATGGCCTGCCATTGACGAACATTACCGAGGAAGTTATTGTTCAGCAAAATCATCTTGACGGGCGCTTTCTGTTCCATTACCGTACCCAGCTCCTGCAGGTTCATCTGCAAACCGCCGTCACCCATAAAGACGCAAACCGTGCGGTCGGGGCGACCGAAAGTAGCGCCGATAGCGGCAGGAAGACCGAATCCCATTGTGCCCAAGCCGCCGGAAGTGACGATGCTGCGTTCCTTGCTATACTTAAAGTAACGGGCGGACATCATCTGGTTCTGACCTACATCCGTCACCAAAACAGCCTCATTGTCCGTAGCCTCGCTGACGGCACGCACCACTTCGCCCATACTCAACTTATCTCCTGCCGGATGCAGTTCGGGACGGATAACCTTCTCCTCTTCCATCTGCTCGTAGGGCAGGAAGCTGTCCAGCCACTCTTTATGTCCGGCAGGTTTCAGCAATTCGGTTACTGCGGCAAGAGTCTCCTTACAGTTGCCCAATACGGCTACATCCGTCTTTACGTTCTTGTCTATCTCCGCCGGGTCGATGTCGAAGTGGATTATTTTTGCCTGCGACGCATACGTAGCCAGTTTGCCCGTAACACGGTCGTCAAAGCGCATACCCACTGCAATCAGCACATCGCATTTATTGGTATTGATATTCGGTCCCAGATTGCCGTGCATGCCCAGCATGCCTTTGTTCAGAGGATGAGCCGTGGGCAATGCGGAAAGCCCCAGCAGCGTACATCCCGCAGGCATATCCGCCTTTTCGATGAAAGCACGCAATTCGTTCTGCGCATTGCCGAGTTCCACGCCCTGCCCCACCAATACCAACGGACGCTCCGCCGCATTTATCAGTTCGGCGGCTTGTTGTATGGCTTCCGGTTCCATTTCGGGCACAGGCAGATAACTGCGTACATAATCCACTTCGACAGGCGTGTATTCCGTCTTATCCACCTGGGCATTCTTGGCAAAATCCAGCACCACCGGACCGGGACGTCCGCTCCGTGCGATATAGAAAGCGCGTGCCACCGCCCATGCCACATCTTCCGCACGGCGAATCTGGTAACTCCACTTCGTGATAGGCTGCGTAATGCCTACCAAATCCACTTCCTGAAAGGCATCCGTTCCGAGAAATCCCGTAGCCACCTGTCCGGCAATGACAACAACCGGCGTGCTGTCTATCATGGCATCTGCAATACCTGTAATGGTATTCGTAGCACCCGGACCGCTGGTAACCAGACATACGCCGACCTCGCCCGACACACGTGCAAAGCCTTGTGCGGCATGAGTAGCCCCCTGTTCGTGGCGAACCAGGATGTGATTCAAATTCTTCCGGTGATCGTACAAGGCATCGAATACCGGCATGATGCTGCCACCCGGATAACCGAAAATGGTCTTTACTCCCTGATGCTCCAGAGAGCGCATCAATGCTTCTGCGCCTGTTATTAAGTTTTCCATATCTATTTATTATTGTTTTTCGGGTACGGAATTCCCAATTATTCTATCAGTCTCACAGCCCCTTTATCAGCCGAGCTTACCATACTTGCATACGCTTTCAATGCTTTCGACACCTGGCGGTCGCGGGTTACCGGCGTCATGGGACGGGCAGCCAGCTCCTCATCCGTCAGTTTCACATTGATAGAGCGGTTCGGTATATCTATTTCGATGATGTCACCGTCCTGAATCTTACCGATATTGCCTCCGGCAGCAGCTTCGGGAGAGATATGTCCGATGCTCAGTCCGGAAGTGCCGCCACTGAAGCGTCCGTCGGTAATCAGCGCACACTCCTTGCCCAAATGACGGGATTTGATATACGAAGTGGGATAAAGCATTTCCTGCATGCCCGGACCGCCTTTCGGACCCTCGTGGGTAATGACAACGACATCGCCGCTGACAACCTTTCCACCCAGAATACCGTCGCACGCTGCTTCCTGCGAATCGAATACTTTGGCAGGACCGGTAAACTTCCAGATGCTTTCATCCACTCCCGCCGTTTTTACCACGCAGCCGTCCTGCGCTATATTTCCTTTCAGTACAGCCAGTCCGCCGTCCTTGCTGTAAGCATGCTGCAGGTCGCGGATACAACCTTCGGCACGGTCGGTGTCCAATTCCTTATAATAAGTATCCTGCGAACCGAGTGCCAGATTAAACTTTCCGGCAGCGGCACTGGAATATTTCCTGACCGCCTCCTCACAGACGTTCGGGCCGGTGATGCAATACCTGTCTATCTCCTCGGCCAGCGTCATTCCGTCTACGCGGCGTACGGCCGTGTCCACCAATCCGCCTTTGGCAAGTTCGCCCATAATGGCAACGATGCCGCCGGCACGGTTTACATCCTGTACATGATATTTTTGGGTATTGGGAGCAACTTTACACAGGCAGGGCGTTTTGCGCGACAGCATATCTATGTCGTCCATCGTGAAGTCCGCTCCGGCTTCATGGGCCACCGCCAGCAGGTGAAGCACCGTATTGGTAGAACCGCCCATTGCAATATCCAGCGTCATCGCATTCAGGAACGCCTCGCGGGTGGCAATGCTGCGGGGGAGCACACTTTCGTCTCCTTCCTCATAATACTTATAAGCGTTTTCAACAATCAGCCTGGCAGCGTCCTTAAACAGTTGCTTGCGGTTTGCATGGGTAGCCACAATCGTACCGTTACCCGGAAGAGCCAGTCCGATAGCTTCGTTCAGGCAGTTCATGGAATTGGCGGTAAACATACCCGAACAGCATCCGCAGGTGGGACAGGCATGCTGTTCAATCTTGGCAACATCCGCATCGCTCACGCTGTTGTCGGCCGACTTAATCATTGCATCAATCAAGTCGAGATGCTGTCCGTTCCACTCCCCGGCTTCCATAGGACCGCCGGAAACGAACACCGTAGGGATGTTCAGCCTCATCGCAGCCATAAGCATACCCGGAGTAATCTTGTCGCAATTGCTGATGCACACCATGGCATCCGCCTTATGCGCATTTACCATATACTCCACGCTGTCGGCTATGATGTCGCGCGAGGGCAACGAGTACAGCATACCGTCATGCCCCATCGCAATGCCGTCGTCAATGGCAATCGTATTGAATTCGGCGGCAAAGCAGCCTTGCTTTTCTATCTCTTCCTTTACAAACTGACCTATCTCGTGCAGATGCACATGTCCCGGCACAAACTGGGTAAAAGAGTTGACTATCGCGATTATGGGCTTTCCCATCTGTTCATTCTTCATGCCGTTGGCCGTCCACAACGCGCGGGCACCTGCCATACGGCGGCCTTGTGTGCTGAACGAACTGCGTAACTGATGTTTCATCTTATCTGTCTCCTTTTATGAAAAAAGCCTTTCTCACCGTAATGAGAAAGGCTTACTATAAATATCTTTACCGTACAAATACATACACAACCTTTCTCACGCTCTTGATGCCACCACCACGACGCGAATAATATGCAGGACTGCCAGGTTTATGGATGTATGCAGGTTCATAACTAAATTATCTTTATTATTCTCTTATCCGTTATTTATGCTGCAAAGGTAAATGCTTTTTTATAATCTCCAAACAAATTGAAGAAAAAAAAGATATAAACATGAATAATCGTAAGGAAACCGTGCTTTAAAATCTTATTTTATCACTTGACGGTTATCCATAAAACGATTCGGATACTTTGCAGAAGTAATGCCAAACACTTACAAAGCACTTAATAATCTGAAAATTACCGGGACGCTTCCTCTCCCGAAGCAAAATATTCGTATCTTTGCGCATTGTCAAAACAGACAATGCAGTATTTACTAATAAAGAAATAACAAATTAATGGAAACAGTAGAAAACAAGTACATCACCTTAGCATATAAGTTGTACACAATCGAAAACGGAGAAAAAGAGTTCACAGAAGAAGCTCCCGCAGAGCACCCGTTCCAATTCATATCGGGACTGGGCCTCACATTGGAATCTTTCGAAAACCAGGTGAAAGACCTGAACAAAGGCGATAAATTCGACTTTACAATCAAAGCCGAAGAGGCTTACGGCGAGTATGACGAGGAGCATGTCATCGACCTCCCCAAAAACATCTTCGAGATAGAAGGCAAGTTCGACAGCGAACGCGTAGTAGAAGGCGCCGTAATCCCCTTGATGACCTCGGAAGGCCAACGTATCAACGGAAGCGTAGTCGAAGTAAAGGACGATGTAGTAGTAATGGACATGAATCACCCCCTGGCAGGCTGCGACCTGAACTTCGTAGGTGAAATCACTGAAAACCGTCCTGCCACCAACGACGAACTGTCGGAAATGGCACGCATGATGAGCGGCGGCGGATGCAGCGGCGGATGCGGTGGCGGATGCAACTGCGGAGACTGTAGCAGCGAATGCTGTAGTTAACGGTTAGTGATTAAGGGTTAGCGATTAGTGGTTAGTGATTAAGAGGTGGTGATTTGGTTTATCAATGGCACATATTCATAATGCTGCGATTAATCGCTAACCATTAATCACTAATCATTCCCCCTTAATCACTAATCGCTAACCCCTAATCACTTACTTGTCATTATTTCCAGGACAACTTTGTCGGTTTCATTCATTCCTTTGGAGCCTATCTTCGTGAGGTTTCGGATACTTTGGTCTACATCTTCATCAATAATTCCTTCAACGGAAGTAACGCAACGGTTTTCCATTGCCATGATGGCGGAGAGGACGGCGGTAGAGACGCCGGTAGTTACTTTCAAGGCGCAACTGGGTTTGGCGCCGTCGCAAATCATTCCGGTAAGGTTGGCAATCATGTTCTGAACGGCAAAGGATACTTGTTCGTAAGTACCGCCCATGAGCCAGGTAATGCCGCAACTGGAGCCGGTGGCGGCTACTACGCAACCGCACAGGGCAGACAGACGTCCCAGACTTTGCTTGATATAAATCACGGTCAGATGGCTGAGCATGAGGGCACGGATCAACTCTTCTTCCGATTTGCCATTCTCCTCGGCATAGACCAGCACGGGCAATGTAGCGGAAATACCCTGGTTTCCACTGCCCGAATTACTCATTACCGGTATCATAGCACCTGCCATACGGGCATCGCATGCACCGGACGTATAAGAAAGGATATGGGAGAATACGCTGTCGCCCAAAATCTTGTGTTCATAATTGCCACGTAACATTCTGCCCAGTCCATGACCGTAGTTCCCGTCGAAAGAACGTTCGGCGGCGGCTTTATTCAAACGGGCGGTTTCAAGGATAAAACGGATTTCGTCCAGCGGGGCATTCATGGCAAAGTCATATACCTTCCGCAAGGTCAGGCCTGCGACTTGCGCCTCCTCTTCTCCGCAACCCGCACTTTGCTTGTTTAAAAGGACATCGCCGTTACGGGCTATATATATAAAGGTGGTATGGCCGCCGGCTATAATGGCAGTGGCTTTATTCCCGCCTGATTTGCAGCACACCTCGATATAAAGCTTTTCCGTGATATTCTTTTTCAGCGATATATCAATGCGTTTTTCGCCGATAAAGCGTTTTCCCTCTTCTACGGCGGCAGGATTGCTGTCTTTCAGCACTTCCAACTGATACTCCGACTTGCCTATCAGCGCTCCCAGGGCTATAGCTATGGGCAGTCCAATCATACCTGTGCCGGGAATGCCCACTCCCATTGCGTTCTTCAGGATATTGGCACTCAACAAGACATCTATTTTCTCCGGCTTTGCACCCAAGGTTTCGGTTGCTTTCGCCACACATAAGGCAACAGCAATGGGTTCCGTACAGCCAATGGCAGGAACTACTTCGCGCTGTACCAAAGCAATTATTTGTTTTCTTTCGGCTTCAGTCATACCATATATATTTTTATTCAATCTTTATACAAAGATATACGGAATAACAAATAAATACCAGAGTTTACCGCACTTTTTTCTTCTTGTATCTGTTATTACAAAATAATAGCGTATTTTTGCAAACTGCTAAACTGTATTTATTTATCAACATTCAAAAAAGAAGGATATGAATTTTAAGAAGTGGACTACTGCTCTCATGCTTGCCTTAGCCGTTTCGTCCTGCATACAAGACGAAGCGCTCAACTCCGAAGCAGCCATTGACGCCTGTACAGGCGCGGATGTACAATTGGCTCACATCAACAGTGACTCTAAAGAAATAAACATATATGTACATAAAGGGGCAAACCTTGCCAAACAGCAACTGCTGTTTACGCTGCCCGACGGTGCTACCATCAAGGCAGACGAACATTCACCGAATGACATCCTTAACAATTACGATTTCAGCAACGAGTCTCACTCCCGCACCTTCACCGTCACTTCCGAAGACGGCGAATGGACCGCTACCTATACCGTAAAAGTAGTACCTGCCGAAATGCCGGAAACATTCCATTTCGAAGACCTGCTCCCCTCTGCCGGTACCGAATACGACATTTTCTACGAATTCGAACCCGGAACTTCAACCAGTGTTTCACGCGTAGCGCAATGGTCCAGCGGCAACCCCGGCTACAAACTTACAGGCATGACAGACAACCGCACCGGCTATCCTACGCAGCAGGTTGCCGACGGCTACCGCGGCAACGGACTGAAACTGACCACTTGCGACACCGGAAGTTTCGGAGCCATGGTGCAAATGTATATTGCCGCCGGAAACCTGTTTATCGGTTCCTTCGACCTGGCAAACGCACTGAAAGATCCTCTGCGTGCCACCAAGTTCGGCATACAGTATTACAAACGCCCCATAGCGTTGAAGGGTTACTTCAAATTCAAGGCAGGAGAAGTTTATACCGATGAAGGCGAAGTACAGAAAGACATGAAAGACCGTTTCGACATTTACGCCATACTGTACGAAGCAAACGAGAACTCCTTTATGCTGGACGGCAGCAACAGCCTGACTTCCGAAAACATTGTAGCCAAAGCCCAAATCAGTGAAGCGGCTGCTGTAGAAACCGACGAATGGACAGCATTCGAGTTACCTTTCGAACCTATGAACGGTAAAGAGATAAACAAGTCGAAACTGCAAAACGGAAAGTACAAATTAAGCATCGTCCTCTCCTCCAGCGTGGAAGGTGCGTACTTCAAAGGGGCAGTCGGCAGCACATTATACGTAGACGAATTAGAACTTATAAGCGAAGAAATCTGATTATAGAATATGAAAAAGCATCATTTTATTTGCACGATAGCCGTACTGCTGGCAA
This window contains:
- the ilvC gene encoding ketol-acid reductoisomerase — its product is MAQLNFGGVIENVMTREEFPLEKAREILKDETIAVIGYGVQGPGQACNLRDNGFNVIVGQRQGKTYEKAVADGWVPGETLFSIEDACQKGTIVMCLLSDAAVMSVWPTIKPFLTPGKALYFSHGFAITWSDRTGVVPPTDIDVIMVAPKGSGTSLRTMFLEGRGLNSSYAIYQDATGKALDRTLALGIGIGSGYLFETTFIREATSDLTGERGSLMGAIQGLLLAQYEVLRENGHTPSEAFNETVEELTQSLMPLFAKNGMDWMYANCSTTAQRGALDWMGPFHDAIKPVVQKLYQSVKSGNEAQISIDSNSKPDYREKLNEELKALRESEMWQTAVMVRKLRPENN
- a CDS encoding AAA domain-containing protein, translating into MKEQDTNSPIIHLQRQQLLLRMEYEYEKEEFKRQTENMGVARKVKRGVCWYPASPGRSYYNSLNQLVIEITHTENLDIEHNFEFGRPVCFFRQSTDGKITYFNFTATVSYADEARMVVIMPGAGAIMDIQSADNLGVQLYFDETSYRTMFEALEDVLRAKGNRLAELRDILLGTVKTGFRELYPVRFPWLNSTQESAVNKVLCARDVAIVHGPPGTGKTTTLVEAIYETLHREPQVLVCAQSNMAVDWISEKLVDRGVNVLRIGNPTRVNDKMLSFTYERRFENHPLYPELWSIRKELRLLGGKSRRGSYDEREGIRNRMSRLRDRATTLEIQINSELFDSAHVIASTLVSSNHRLLNGRRFGTLFIDEAAQALEAACWIAIRKADRVVLAGDHCQLPPTIKCYEAARGGLERTLMEKVVAGKPSAVSLLKVQYRMHEDIMRFSSDWFYGGELEAAPEIRHRGILDWDTPVTWLDTSEMDFKEEFVGETFGRINKEEAGLLLKELEAYIQRIGGNRILEERIDFGLISPYKAQVQYLRGKIKGSASLRPYRSLITVNTVDGFQGQERDVIFISLVRANEEGQIGFLNDLRRMNVAITRARMKLVILGEAATLSHHAFYKKLLEYVRTINDK
- a CDS encoding acyl-[acyl-carrier-protein] thioesterase; its protein translation is MSENNKIGTYKFVAEPFHVDFTGRLTMGVLGNHLLNCAGFHATERGFGIATLNEDNYTWVLSRLAVELDEMPYQYEDFSIRTWVENVYRLFTDRNFAIIDKDGKKIGYARSVWAMISLNTRKPADLLALHGGSIVDYVCDEPCPIEKPSRIKVTSTEPASSLNAKYSDIDINGHVNSIRYIEHILDLFPIELYKESRIRRFEMAYVAESYYGDELTFYKDYVGNGTYDIEVRKNGGEAVCRSKVIFVEK
- a CDS encoding aconitate hydratase translates to MVYDLAMLKAFYTLYEGKIERIRTILQRPLTLAEKILYAHLYDEKNVKDYKRGEDYVNFRPDRVAMQDATAQMALLQFMNAGRDEVAVPSTVHCDHLIQAYKGAKEDIATATKTNEEVYNFLRDVSSRYGIGFWQPGAGIIHQVVLENYAFPGGMMVGTDSHTPNAGGLGMVAIGVGGADAVDVMTGMEWELKMPRLIGVRLTGKLNGWAAPKDVILKLAGILTVKGGTNAIIEYFGPGTASLSATGKATICNMGAEVGATTSLFPYDERMAAYLKATGRAEVADMATAVAEGLRADDEVVANPEKYYDRIIDIDLSTLEPYINGPFTPDAATPVSEFAEKVLKNGYSCKMEVGLIGSCTNSSYQDLSRAVSLAHQVTEKRLRAAAPLIVNPGSERIRATAERDGMIDAFEKIGATIMANACGPCIGQWKRVTDDPTRKNSIVTSFNRNFAKRADGNPNTYAFVASPELTMALTIAGDLCFNPLKDTLLNADGEQVKLSEPIGEELPPEGFTAGSEGYIAPSHAKTDIAVAPQSQRLQLLAPFPAWDGEDLLNMPLLIKTQGKCTTDHISMAGPWLRFRGHLENISDNMLMGAVNAFNGETNKVWNRSTNTYGTVSGTAKLYKSEGIPSIVVAEENYGEGSSREHAAMEPRFLNVRVILAKSFARIHETNLKKQGMLALTFTDKADYDKIREHDLLSVVGLKDFAPGRNLKVVLHHEDGSKESFEVQHTYNEQQIGWFRAGSALNAR
- the ilvN gene encoding acetolactate synthase small subunit, encoding MDKTLYTIIVHSENFAGLLNQVTAVFTRRQINIESLNVSASSIKGVHKYTITAWTDKDTIEKVTKQITKKIDVLQAHYFTDDEIYQHEIALYKITTPILEEKPEVSKIIRKYNARIVEVNSVFSIVEKNGMSEEITNLYEELSALECVLQFVRSGRVAITTSCFERVNEYLADREAKYRRSKEQEGL